Sequence from the Sphingomonas koreensis genome:
AGATGCAAGGCTGCATCGCCCGGATCGCCGAGATCGACCGTCACCGGCGCGAAAGGAACGTCGTTTTCGTACAGCGCGATCAGCACCTTGTGACAGAAGGATGCCAGTGGGTGGAGGTAGAGCGTAAAGCGCATGCCGGCCTCGATATAGTTTCCAATTCAGGAAACTATTAGCTGAGCGATGCGACCCGCTCAACAAAAACTTTCCAAGTATGGAAACTATCAATGCAGTTTCCCGGCCGCATAATCCGCGCTAACGCACGGCCAGCGCGCGCCCGTAGCTCAGTTGGATAGAGCACGAGCCTTCTAAGCTTGGGGCCGCAGGTTCGAATCCTGCCGGGCGCGCCAACCCATCCCCCACTGTCGTCACACCGAAATCCGCAGGCCGCGTTCGCCAGCTTGACAAGTCGCGTCCCATTATATAACTGATTCTTTATATAGAGAGGACGTTATGATTAATCTCGACACCAGCTTCGCGGCGCTTGCCGATCCAACCCGCCGCGCGATCGTGGCGCGGCTGGCGGCGGGCGAAGCGACGGTGATGGATCTCGCCCGGCCCTTTGCGATGAGCCAGCCGGCGATCTCGCGGCACCTCAAGGTGCTCGAAGGTGCAGGGCTGATCGTGCGGCGCGTGGAGGGGACCAAACGGCCGTGCCGGTTGGCCCCCGATGCGCTTGAGGGAATCGAGGAGTGGTTGTCGATGCTGCGCAAGGCGCTTTCCGCGAATTACGACCGCCTCGACGCGGTCCTGACTGCCATGAATGATGACGAGGAGAAGACGAATGGGAAGCTTTGATATCCGGACTGAGGGCGACACGCAGGTGGTGGTGACGCGGCGCTTTGCCGCATCCCCCGAGCAAGTCTATCGCGCGCACACCGAACCCGCACTGATCCAGCAGTGGATGCTCGGGCCGGACGGATGGACGATGCCCGTCTGCATCAACGATGCGCGGCCGGGCGGCCAGATCCGCTACGAATGGAGCGATGGCAACGACGCCGGTTTCCACCTGACGGGCGAGTATATCGAACTGACCCCGTTCAGCCGGATCGTGCATGTCGAGCGGATGCACCTGCCCGATCCGACGCCCGACAACCGCGTCGAAACGCGCTTCGAGGCCGATGGCGCTGGCACGCTGATGACGATGCGCATGACGCTGCCCGACAACGAGACGCGCACGGCGATGCTGGCGTCGGGCATGGAGCATGGCATGGCTGCGAGCTACGACCGGATCGAAACGCTGTTCGAACCGGCCTGAAGGACGGCGCGGCGGACCGGGCGCCTTGCCCTATCCGCCGCGCTGCCGCCTGCGCAGAGCCCAGGCGAGAAACGCGATCACCAGCCCGCCTATCGCGATGATCGTCCCTGCGACTGCTAGGACAAGTGGGATGTTGGCGAGTTCCTGATTGCGCGCGCGCAGCGCGAGGCCGACTGCTGCGAAGCACACGAAGACGCCCGCGATCCACAGGCCCGCGCGCAATCGCGCCGTCCAGAAATACGGCTTCACGATCACCCGCCGTTCAATGACATCTCGAAAGCGGCGTGCGACACGATCGCCCTGTTGCGAAGCCGACACCGCCACCGGAACGCGCAGCGTGCCGTGGATATGGCGGATGTGCACAACGCTGAGATTGGTCGCGGTAGTCAGCACCGTGCCGAATTCGATCATCGGCGGGTCCGAGCCGATCCAGCGGACATTGTCGAACCGGCCGATCCCGGTCGTCGCCAGGCCGAAATAGACGCCGCCGATCAGCACGCCATCCTCCGAGAAGATCACGTCCACGCCATCCGGCGGCGTCGTTCGCGGCACCTTGTAGTCGTTGTCCTCTTCGCGTTCAGCGAAGCGGCGATCGATCACCCGGAACCGGTCGAACTCCTGTGGCGGCAAGGTCCAGCGCGCGATCGCGGTACGACCGCTGCGCATGTCGTGCACGATGCGGACCGCGCGCCAGAAGTTGAAGCAGAGGGCGATGCCGAGGATGCCCGAGAACAGCCCCAGCGCGATCAGCCCCGCGGTGCGCCCGGTTTCATGTCCCAGCGCCCGCATCTCGAGCGCGCCGGCCGCAACCGCGACGATCCCCGCGACGCCGACCACGCCGCAAATCGCCATGTTGCGCGCTGGATTGCTTACGCCCCGGTTGCGCATCCGCCGTCCCCCGATGCCCCCGCATCGCGCGCAGCGGTCCGGCGGTCAAGCCGGGACCGGTCGCGCACATCATCGCACGCTTCGCGCCATTCAACGCAATGTTTATTGCCTACTTAATAGATAGGAATAAGATCGGGCCATGGAGTCGTCATCTGGAGAAACAGGCATGTCCATTTTCTCGCCCCATGACGTGAATTCGCCGATCGTCCTGACCGTTCCGGGTCTGGGCAGTTCAGGACCCTCGCACTGGCAGAGCCTTTGGGAGGAATCACGTCCCGATACCCGCCGGGTGGAACTCGGCATGTGGAATACGCCGCACCGCAACAGCTGGGTGACCAAGCTCGATCAGGCGATCCGCGAGGCCCAGGCACCGGTGGTGCTCGTCGCGCACAGCCTGGGCTGCCTCGCCGTCGCCTGGTGGGCGGAACTGGCGGGACAACCCTATGGCTGGCCAGTCGCCGGCGCGCTGCTCGTCGCGCCCGCCGACGTCGATGGCGGCGAGCATCCGGCACTACGGGCCTTCGCTCCCTCGCCCGCCAAGCCCCTGCCCTTCCCCTCGATCCTTGTCGCGAGCACCGACGACCCGTGGGTGCATATCGATCATGCGCGCAACCTTGCCGCCAATTGGGGCAGCGTGTTCGCCGATGCCGGGGCGCAGGGACACCTCAACGCCGACAGCGATCTGGGCTGGTGGCAGGAGGGACAGCGGTTGCTCGACCGCGTGCTCGATGCCGCGAGCGATCGGCGTTCGCGGCCGCGCCGGGTGGAGCAGCATACCCTGCTGGCCGTCAATGCGACCGATGCGGCGCAGCGGCACTATCTGGGTTCGAGCTAGGCATCCGAGCGCCAGGAGATCCCAAGCGAAGGCCCGGACGGCGAGGCCGTCCGGGCCTTTTTGATTTGCGGCGCGGACGGACCGAAAGTCATTCAGGTTTCAGGCCCGCACGCCGCCCTCAGCCGTGGCCTCGTTCCAGCGCAGCGCCTTGAGCACCGTATCGACGATATTCGGCGCGTTGAGGCCGGCTTCGTCATACTGGAGTTCCGGCTTGTCCTGATCCTGGAAGATGTCGGGCAAGCGCATGGTACGCAGCTTGAGGCCGTTATCGATCAGACCGGCATCGCTCGCCATCGTCAGCACGTGCGCGCCGAGCCCGCCGACGGCATTCTCCTCGATCGTCACCGCGACTTCGTGCGTGGTGAGCAGGCGGCGGATCAGCGCCTCGTCCAGCGGCTTGGCGAAGCGCAGGTCGGCGACGGTGGTCGACAGGCCCTTGGCTTCCAGCATGTCGGCGGCCTTGAGGGCTTCCGCCAAGCGGGTTCCGAGCGATAGGATCGCGACCTTCTTGCCCTCGCGCACCACGCGGCCCTTGCCGATCTCGAGCAGTTCGGGCTCGGGCAGCGGCACGCCGACGCCGTTGCCGCGCGGATAGCGGACCGCGATCGGGCCGGCGTCATACTCGGCGGCGGTGCGGGTCATATGGACCAGTTCGGCCTCGTCCGCGGCAGCCATCACCACGAAATTCGGCAGCGTCGCGAGATAGGTAACGTCGAAGCTGCCCGCATGGGTCGCGCCATCGGCGCCAACCAGCCCGGCGCGATCGATCGCGAATCGGACCGGCAGGTTCTGGATCGCGACGTCGTGCACGACCTGATCATAGGCGCGCTGGAGGAAGGTCGAATAGATCGCACAGAATGGCCGCATCCCCTGCGCGGCAAGCCCCGCGGCGAAAGTGACAGCATGCTGTTCGGCGATACCGACATCGAAGGCGCGCTCGGGGTGTGCCTTGGCGAACTTGTCAACGCCGGTGCCCGAGGGCATCGCCGCGGTGATCGCGCAGATCCTGGGATCGGTCTCGGCGAGCTTCGCCAGCGTCTCGCCGAACACATTCTGATAGGCGGGCGGTCCGGGCGGGGCCTTGGCCTGCGCACCGGTGATGACGTCGAACTTCTGGACGCCGTGATATTTGTCCGCCGCCGCCTCGGCCGGAGCATAGCCCTTGCCCTTCTTGGTCACGACATGGACCAGCACCGGGCCTTCCTTGGCGTCGCGGACATTCTCGAGCACCGGGATCAGATGCTCGAGATTATGGCCGTCGATCGGGCCGACATAATAGAAGCCCAGTTCCTCGAAGAGCGTGCCGCCGGTGACCATGCCGCGCGCGAACTCCTCGGTCTTCGACGCGGCGCTATGAACCCGGCGCGACAGCTTCCGCACCACCTTGCTCGCTAGGCTGCGCAGGCCGAGATATTCCGAGGAGGAAACGACGCGCGCCAGATAGGCCGAGAGGCCGCCGACGGGCGGCGCGATCGACATGTCGTTGTCGTTGAGGATGACGATCAGGCGATTGCCCGCCTGTTCGGCATTGTTCATCGCCTCATAGGCCATGCCCGCGCTCATCGATCCGTCGCCGATCACCGCGATGCCGCGGCCGGGCCGGTTCGACAGCTTGTTGGCGACGGCGAACCCCAACGCGGCCGAGATCGAGGTCGAGCTGTGCGCGGCGCCGAACGGGTCGTACTCGCTCTCGCTGCGCTTGGTGAAGCCGCTAAGCCCCCCGCCCTGCCGAAGCGTGCGGATGCGGTCGCGGCGCCCGGTCAGGATCTTGTGCGGATAGCATTGGTGCCCGACGTCCCAGACCAGCCGGTCGTCGGGCGTATCGAAGACATAGTGAATCGCGACGGTCAACTCGACCACGCCGAGTCCCGAGCCAAGATGCCCGCCAGTGGTGCCGACCGCGCTGATCGTCTCCGCGCGCAGTTCGTCTGCCAGCTGACGCAGCTGATTCGGCTTGAGTTTGCGAAGGTCGTGCGGCGTGTCGACGGTGTCGAGCAACGGCGTCTTGGGAAGGTCGGCCATCTAGCGCACTTACTCCAGCACCTTCATGGTGTCGATTGCCAACGCCCCGACGGGCAGGACGCTCCCTGCACGAGCAATATGCAGGGGCCGTGCACGAAAAATGCGGAGCCGGTGAAATCTCAGGCGGCGCGGCGCTGCGCCAGCGAGCGCCCGAGGCGGAACGCCGCATCGAGATTGGCCTGCTGATCCGTACCGTGCGATTCGAGCAGCAGTTCG
This genomic interval carries:
- a CDS encoding ArsR/SmtB family transcription factor — encoded protein: MINLDTSFAALADPTRRAIVARLAAGEATVMDLARPFAMSQPAISRHLKVLEGAGLIVRRVEGTKRPCRLAPDALEGIEEWLSMLRKALSANYDRLDAVLTAMNDDEEKTNGKL
- a CDS encoding SRPBCC domain-containing protein, encoding MGSFDIRTEGDTQVVVTRRFAASPEQVYRAHTEPALIQQWMLGPDGWTMPVCINDARPGGQIRYEWSDGNDAGFHLTGEYIELTPFSRIVHVERMHLPDPTPDNRVETRFEADGAGTLMTMRMTLPDNETRTAMLASGMEHGMAASYDRIETLFEPA
- the dxs gene encoding 1-deoxy-D-xylulose-5-phosphate synthase translates to MADLPKTPLLDTVDTPHDLRKLKPNQLRQLADELRAETISAVGTTGGHLGSGLGVVELTVAIHYVFDTPDDRLVWDVGHQCYPHKILTGRRDRIRTLRQGGGLSGFTKRSESEYDPFGAAHSSTSISAALGFAVANKLSNRPGRGIAVIGDGSMSAGMAYEAMNNAEQAGNRLIVILNDNDMSIAPPVGGLSAYLARVVSSSEYLGLRSLASKVVRKLSRRVHSAASKTEEFARGMVTGGTLFEELGFYYVGPIDGHNLEHLIPVLENVRDAKEGPVLVHVVTKKGKGYAPAEAAADKYHGVQKFDVITGAQAKAPPGPPAYQNVFGETLAKLAETDPRICAITAAMPSGTGVDKFAKAHPERAFDVGIAEQHAVTFAAGLAAQGMRPFCAIYSTFLQRAYDQVVHDVAIQNLPVRFAIDRAGLVGADGATHAGSFDVTYLATLPNFVVMAAADEAELVHMTRTAAEYDAGPIAVRYPRGNGVGVPLPEPELLEIGKGRVVREGKKVAILSLGTRLAEALKAADMLEAKGLSTTVADLRFAKPLDEALIRRLLTTHEVAVTIEENAVGGLGAHVLTMASDAGLIDNGLKLRTMRLPDIFQDQDKPELQYDEAGLNAPNIVDTVLKALRWNEATAEGGVRA
- a CDS encoding RBBP9/YdeN family alpha/beta hydrolase is translated as MSIFSPHDVNSPIVLTVPGLGSSGPSHWQSLWEESRPDTRRVELGMWNTPHRNSWVTKLDQAIREAQAPVVLVAHSLGCLAVAWWAELAGQPYGWPVAGALLVAPADVDGGEHPALRAFAPSPAKPLPFPSILVASTDDPWVHIDHARNLAANWGSVFADAGAQGHLNADSDLGWWQEGQRLLDRVLDAASDRRSRPRRVEQHTLLAVNATDAAQRHYLGSS